The Syngnathus acus chromosome 3, fSynAcu1.2, whole genome shotgun sequence genome includes a window with the following:
- the LOC119120345 gene encoding beta-1,3-galactosyltransferase 2-like produces the protein MIEIDWTTCGKRQGMLDGRQHRRCCCTARPHCLLFILALAVVLFYYSVNIKDSASDWGPHWWMQYNAGKWWTGLEGLRSGNISVIRVDWKVSPFAAVWATQREGVKTGLSSEGSHFAIQQVAENQPLAEGQIQYVVAYPSEYHFIINEPNKCAEQKPFVTLMVPVAPHNRGHRDVIRSTWGGESVVLGKVVNVFFLLGLHTEEPVKQLEEELQQESKEHGDLIQSDFLDSYNNLTIKTMVMLEWLNSYCAGAPYAMKIDSDVYLNVPNLISMLLNAPKTNYMTGHVAKEAEVLRNPTSKWYVPVDLYPKATYPLYVLGLGYVLSMDLPKKLVEASRYVKSIYLEDVHLGLCMEYLGISPTDPPDWQYFQFSPVPYDPCVYSRLIAITLDEHIDLKWIWKDLQQAGKAC, from the coding sequence GCAGGGAATGCTGGATGGCAGGCAACACAGGCGATGTTGCTGTACTGCACGACCTCACTGCCTTCTCTTCATATTGGCACTGGCagtagttttgttttattacagTGTAAACATAAAGGACAGTGCAAGTGACTGGGGACCTCATTGGTGGATGCAATATAATGCAGGAAAATGGTGGACTGGGCTGGAAGGTCTACGCAGTGGCAACATTTCTGTCATAAGAGTTGATTGGAAAGTTTCTCCATTTGCCGCAGTTTGGGCAACTCAGAGAGAAGGCGTCAAAACTGGACTATCAAGTGAAGGAAGTCACTTTGCAATTCAGCAGGTTGCAGAAAACCAACCGCTGGCTGAAGGCCAAATCCAATACGTCGTAGCTTACCCTTCTGAGTATCACTTTATTATAAACGAGCCAAACAAATGTGCAGAGCAGAAACCATTTGTGACACTGATGGTTCCCGTGGCGCCCCACAACAGAGGTCATCGAGACGTTATCCGCAGCACCTGGGGAGGGGAAAGTGTGGTGTTGGGGAAGGTggtcaatgttttctttctgctgGGACTGCATACCGAGGAGCCTGTCAAACAGCTGGAAGAAGAGTTGCAGCAAGAGAGCAAGGAACATGGAGACCTGATCCAGAGCGATTTTCTCGACTCCTACAATAACCTGACCATCAAAACCATGGTGATGCTCGAGTGGCTTAACTCCTACTGCGCCGGTGCCCCTTACGCCATGAAGATTGATTCTGACGTATACCTCAATGTGCCAAATCTCATTTCCATGTTGTTAAATGCACCAAAAACAAACTACATGACTGGACATGTAGCCAAAGAAGCAGAGGTTCTGAGAAATCCCACTTCCAAGTGGTATGTCCCAGTGGATCTTTACCCAAAAGCAACGTACCCACTTTATGTTCTGGGCCTAGGTTATGTTCTTTCTATGGACTTGCCTAAAAAGCTTGTGGAAGCTTCCAGATATGTCAAATCCATTTACCTTGAAGACGTGCACTTAGGGTTGTGCATGGAATACCTCGGCATTTCTCCCACAGACCCTCCAGATTGGCAATACTTCCAGTTCTCTCCTGTGCCATACGATCCTTGTGTTTATTCCAGACTTATCGCCATCACCTTAGATGAACATATTGATCTCAAGTGGATTTGGAAAGATTTACAACAGGCAGGGAAGGCCTGCTGA
- the nqo1 gene encoding NAD(P)H dehydrogenase [quinone] 1, translating to MDVAPEEKNLVDEQKQAAEDCHVFEAEALGPQKTVLIVYAHQSLGSFNEAVRDETTKELSKQGYRVIVSDLYAMNFKAAATRSDIIGDLKNSELFQYGEETMHAFRAGCLSDDIVAEQRKVEAAELIIFQFPLYWFSVPAIMKGWMDRVLTQGFAFSLEKLYNNGIFKNKKAMLSFTTGATESMFRPDGINGDINVTLWPLQNGTLHFCGFQVLAPQIFWGPAHCLAVHRTAMLKEWRMRLKGLLAEKCLTFAPCEWFDLSFEKGFLLQSKVKEEQKSNAYGITTGHHLGKLLPPDNQTKAQLTDEELVSTCLRTRMAVTSNKM from the exons ATGGACGTTGCCCCTGAGGAAAAGAATTTGGTGGATGAACAGAAGCAAGCAGCAGAAGACTGTCACGTCTTTGAAGCAGAAGCGCTTGGGC ctCAGAAAACGGTCCTGATCGTGTACGCCCACCAGAGCTTGGGCTCATTCAACGAAGCAGTCCGGGATGAGACTACTAAGGAGCTATCAAAGCAAGGCTACCGGGTCATCGTATCAGACCTTTATGCTATGAACTTTAAAGCTGCCGCCACAAGGAGCGATATAATTG GTGATTTAAAGAACTCAGAGCTTTTCCAATATGGAGAGGAGACAATGCACGCCTTCAGGGCAGGTTGCCTAAGTGACGACATCGTGGCCGAACAACGCAAAGTAGAAGCGGCTGAGCTCATCATCTTCCAG TTCCCTTTATACTGGTTCAGTGTACCTGCCATCATGAAGGGATGGATGGACCGAGTGCTAACTCAGGGCTTTGCTTTCTCCCTGGAAAAGCTGTATAACAATGGTATTTTCAAG AACAAGAAAGCAATGTTATCTTTTACAACTGGAGCTACAGAATCAATGTTTCGCCCCGATGGCATAAATGGAGACATTAACGTCACACTGTGGCCTCTACAG AATGGCACGCTGCACTTTTGTGGATTTCAGGTCCTTGCTCCTCAGATTTTCTGGGGTCCAGCTCACTGCCTTGCTGTGCATCGAACGGCGATGCTAAAAGAGTGGCGTATGCGTCTCAAAGGACTGCTGGCTGAAAAGTGTCTGACTTTTGCCCCATGTGAATGGTTTGATCTCAGCTTTGAAAAGGGGTTCTTACTTCAGTCAAAGGTGAAGGAGGAGCAAAAGTCCAATGCCTATGGAATCACCACAGGACACCATCTTGGCAAATTACTCCCGCCTGACAACCAAACCAAAGCACAGCTCACAGATGAAGAGCTTGTCAGTACCTGCCTTCGCACACGAATGGCTGTAACTTCtaacaaaatgtga
- the gabarapl2 gene encoding gamma-aminobutyric acid receptor-associated protein-like 2: MKWMFKEDHSLEHRCIESAKIRNKYPDRVPVIVEKVSGSQIVDIDKRKYLVPSDITVAQFMWIIRKRIQLPSEKAIFLFVDKTVPQSSITMGQLYEKEKDEDGFLYVAYSGENTFGL; the protein is encoded by the exons ATGAAATGGATGTTCAAAGAGGATCATTCTCTGG AACATCGGTGCATAGAATCTGCCAAAATCCGCAACAAGTACCCTGACAGGGTCCCA GTAATTGTGGAGAAAGTGTCTGGGTCCCAGATAGTGGACATTGACAAGAGGAAGTACCTGGTCCCTTCTGACATCACAGTGGCTCAGTTCATGTGGATCATCAGGAAACGCATCCAGCTGCCCTCAGAGAAGGCCatcttcctgtttgtggacaAGACAGTCCCCCAGTCCAG CATCACAATGGGACAGCTGTATGAAAAGGAGAAAGACGAAGATGGCTTTTTATACGTGGCTTACAGCGGCGAAAACACATTTGGCTTGTAA